The Pontibacillus halophilus JSM 076056 = DSM 19796 genome has a segment encoding these proteins:
- a CDS encoding SurA N-terminal domain-containing protein, protein MKRKFLTIVSGSVLAIGIAGCSTSGEEDKDAAAQVGSETIAMEDFNTKYEDTVKSYEKQGMELNEDQKEQVKTATLEQMISQEVVEQEIKKQEIKVTDEDVQKRIDEQPQEVIDNTMEQQDLTMDELKKNLKEQMKYDKFFKANTDEVTVSDEELKSEYDKLVEKAKSTQSKESKESKEGENETSNIPSFDEYKETLKQQLVTQKEREQSTKYVEELKKDYEIEKNVASENDDQKENA, encoded by the coding sequence ATGAAAAGGAAATTTCTAACGATTGTATCCGGATCGGTACTTGCAATTGGGATAGCAGGTTGCTCCACTTCTGGAGAAGAAGATAAAGATGCTGCTGCACAGGTAGGTAGCGAGACAATCGCTATGGAAGATTTCAATACTAAATATGAAGATACAGTCAAAAGCTACGAAAAACAAGGTATGGAATTGAACGAAGACCAGAAAGAACAGGTTAAGACTGCAACGCTTGAACAAATGATTAGTCAAGAAGTTGTAGAGCAAGAAATCAAGAAGCAAGAAATTAAAGTTACAGATGAAGACGTTCAAAAACGTATTGATGAACAGCCACAAGAAGTAATCGACAATACGATGGAACAGCAAGATTTAACAATGGATGAATTGAAGAAGAACTTGAAAGAGCAAATGAAATACGACAAATTCTTCAAAGCTAACACAGATGAAGTAACTGTAAGTGACGAAGAGCTGAAATCCGAGTACGACAAGCTCGTTGAGAAAGCTAAAAGCACTCAGTCCAAAGAAAGTAAAGAATCAAAAGAAGGCGAAAATGAAACATCGAACATCCCTTCTTTCGATGAGTATAAAGAGACATTAAAGCAACAACTTGTAACTCAGAAAGAACGTGAGCAATCTACAAAATATGTAGAAGAGCTTAAGAAAGATTACGAAATTGAAAAGAATGTAGCATCAGAAAATGATGATCAAAAAGAAAATGCATAA